cttaaattttgattcaaatagctacttaatatgtttgtaaacatgttaggataagtttcaaatcatattacatacattccgatcatgtttgatccaactgaattttttttgaaaaataaagtttaaattttagttttaaaaattgttacaGAGATTGATTGATTTTCTTGTTTTAGTCGTGTTCGATTATAACATCATTTAGAAGTTACTGGAACAAGTTAGGCCTTGAGATGGTCTAATTCAAAAGTTCTCAAATCTTGCCCTAGAATTCAATTCGAAAAATGATCTTCTTAGGGCTTGATTGATCGATTCTAGGATTAGGGATTGTGATCCTTACATCCTAAAGTGTTATTAGCAACTCACAATTCATGTTTTCATGATCTATATCAAAATATACAAAACCTGCaatctttataccaaatgaataacactcggtcctcttggaccgagtcttgtaggaccaaggaccgagaggaAGGATCGAGAAATCCGACCGAAGATTCTCTCCTAGGACTGAGAAGTTTGACTTAGGACCGACACTCCCAAgtcttaggaccgagaaaactaACTTAGGACTGAGACTCCCAAGTCCTACGATCAAGAGATCCAACCTTGGGACCAAGCATACCAAACCTAGGATTGAGCCACTCTGGTCCCCCGACCGAGAATCCTGAGTTTTGACCGAGAGCTccctcggtctagaccgagcctTTCCGGTCCCCAACCGATGAAAACGGATCAAGtcctaggactccggtcctaaggcctgtttggttccacttttcaaatcaaaaattatttttataattttgggaccCCAATCCATCTTTAAATAATTCCGAGAGGTATggaaattatttcaaaatatttcccagatattttccaaatattattgtacaaattattttctcaaataatattttatttaaaaaagatttttgGCGGATAAATCGAGACTATATTTTTATACCTTTGATCAGCTCAGCAGTACGGTCTAACTTTTAAATCAGAATTTAAACTGAAGGAATCAGACATACATAGGGGCGGTACCGACGGAGATGGAAAAGGGCGTGTAcaatatataagtaataaaattcTACCGAATAATATTgtagtaatttaattttatttcttcatatatatttatatttttcctcatatcattaatatatatatatatatatatatatatatatatatatatatatatatatataaaagtaataaaattatacctaataatattgtttaaaataatagtcaaaattaaataattatttgggataattattgtattaataaatcccaaatgaattaaaataatggtcaaaacaaattaaataaagagaaatgattggggagataatttaaaaaagggAATTCCTTGTTCAATTTGATTCGctgaaaaattaacaaatttttactCTCTTCCTCCAAAATTCtctcccctatcactcctcttaaataaattatctgagAAAAATTATTGTATTCGTTAAGTCCAAagataatttgtaaataattctaaaatacaaaaaaaaaattaaaaaataagtagaataaattttatgtctataaattattattgtgtATTTTTGTAGATTAAAATAAAGTCAAGAAAcgaagaaaaaacaaattcaaaaaagTCACTCTGGCTTAAAACAAATCATGATCTAGTTCAACCGAAAATAGACCATTCATTAGATAAGCACTCAAGCTTCATCAATCGGCGGACGCCAGCCTACTGCGTTGCTCGCTACAACGAAAGTTAGACGCTCTTGTGTCTCAGCGGATCAACTAACGCCATGGTTAACGACTCGATGACGGAACCCCAAACGCTAACAGAACTTGATGAATCCCCCAATGAACATGCATTTGTGGCCCAAGTAGTCTTCTTCCTCGCGTCGATTAGATAAGAACAAGAGccttctttgatttttcaaagaatGAAATTCACTTGTTTCTTGATTGATTTGGTTGATTCGAAGACTAGAACTCATTCACCCTAACACAATGAACATTTAGTCTATAAGCCTAACTTAAATTATGACATAAATGAGTAAGAATTAATCGAGCAAGACAAAAgccattaataatttttatcctGAATTCAATCCACTTGGCCTCCCAACCGACTTAGCTCGACTATAAATAGCTTCTCTCGGCCAAGACGAAGGCACGGAAACAAGCCTAACACACGAATCAAGCTTAGTTATATCCGCCAGTAAATTTCTTCAAAATGTTTagtttttagaaattttgtatAAACTATCCAAGCTTAATTTTGGCTCATCCAAAAGCATTGACAAAAGTTTAGGagtgttacttttttttttataatattgatcaattatttgatttcttaatttaaaaatcaatccTAAGATGATTTAAGAGCTTTCTATCAAAGTTAGAATTAATCCATCTAAATCTAAAAAcaccaaaatttaattttaattttttttaaatagagtttttttttatcttcattcATGACATGTAAATTGTGATTCTAAAAGTTCATAAACCAATCTCCATCAATTTGAAgcatgtttttatataaaatcaaaaatatcaaataaagcTTGAAATTTCAATTCTTGAATTCATTAAATGGTACCGATTTGATGGTTAAACTAGATTATAACAAATACTAGCAAGCTTCTTAAAATCATATTCTAGCCATTAATAACTTGAAACTAGAAATCTCATTTTTAGCTAAGAAATTTCAATATGAAATTCAGGCTTTTATTGATCATTGAATGATGATCCTGAATTATCatgttctaaataattttgtgatGCTTCTAATTTTGAGTTTGATGACTCTAAacgaaattaaaaagaaaaaaaagctcACCTATTGTcctaacgaagaagaccaaacGATTAAGAATTCAACCCAACTTGGTTTTCGATCGAGAATACCAACCAAATATCTTTCATGAACTAGAAAATTTCACTCGACCAAGGAATCACCTTCACGTTGACTAGGCGCCTACATCACAACTAAACCCACACGTCCAACCCGTGGCAACGGACCTATTTGTTTTCagcattcaaattttaaatgttttttaatatataaagtcctaaactattttttaaaaattcaaaaataaaataaaaaatgatttaaaaataattttagaatatctgcctataaaatattttattaaaggcTTGTAAAGTACTTTTTTTTCATAagtataaatgtttatttaatattttaaaatttaaaatattgaattcaaacatatatatatatatatatatatatatatatataaattatgaataaaaatgtaaggaTCAAATTGTCTAAAAGTGTTATAAAGTAATCCTACTTTTAACGAGTATAAAAAGATTGCGTTTAGAACATTTTTTTTGAGCATCACAAAAATTAAACCTAACCAGAATATAAAACTATGTTGGTACAACTAATGTTCATAAATTTTTCATAAACaaccttttaaataagaattgactataaatttgattttttaaattatttttatttatagtagctttaactattttttacatattattattcattatttatttatttattttattctttcaattttttatttaattatatttttttatcatcacatattaattataaagaattaaaaacattacattTCTTATGAATTTATTatcaatattcttattttagttgtatgatataatatatttataaaaactaaaaataagtatgaattatattaaaatatacctttaatattatttttattcatacataaaatttatatgtataataataatttaaagaaatttaatatatattatactatttttttttataaatgattaattttccatattaatttgtatatttaaatatataaattaatgaagagaatttttatattcaatatttttaatttttttattagataaaatatGAAGTAATTTGTAAAGTTTCATACCTctctaatctctatatatacaCGAGTAGAAAgaatatttattgtattatatatatatatataaattaatgaagatagtttatattttttaattattttttattatgtaaaatatgacctaatatataaagttttataactctatctatatattaaaaatattaaaatttaaatatttattttattatatatagattgttatactgtatatataattatgagtagaaagaatatatatatataaaatgatatattgagaaataaattaaataatataatagtttttgaattatttttataattatggtaaagtatatttttttattatataaattttatatatcaataaatatatttttaaaattaactagatATAAaatccttaattatttatatatatataataatatataattaatatttttttttggtttggagataaatatagaaatttaaaaatctttcatcatttcaaactcattaaatttaaaataatcttaaaattttgtaattttattatataataataaaattttataattataattttttttttattgtttgggCCATATCGATTTAGCCCAGCAAACTAGGCCCATAAATAAAACCCCCCGTCCATAACCTGGCTAGGGTTCTTTATAAGCTTGAAGCATTTCAATAACCTGGTCTTTTATGTGATTTAATAGCGGCGACagtctccttctccttcttcagATTCTCTCCTAGGGTTTAGCTTCCTCTGAAGAAATCAATCATGGGTATGTTCATCATCTTCTAAATCAAGTTTCTTTCATTGTTTTGATTCCTTTTTCTATCGTCTGTTTTTCATTGTGTTCTGTTTTTACAGCTACTGAAACCGTCGTTGTCCCAGAGGCTCAGCCTACCCAACAGAGTTCCGAGGTCAAGCTTTTCAACAAATGGAGCTTCGACGGTGTCACAGTATGTTCTTTCTTTCgaatttcttatattttctaTGAATTTAACTGCAATGAGATTGATTTCTCGTTTAGAATACTAGATTTGGACTTGCCTCTATATTTGTTCTCCGATCAATAGAAGTTTATGATTTGATTATAGATCTGTTTCTGCTGATGCTATtgttgacgatttgttcatATTTAAGAGTTGGGTTTTGAAGAAACTGATTGGATTTGTGAATAAATCCAGGTGGGAGACATTGCATTGGAAGATTACATTGCTGTTGGAACAGCCAAGGCTACATATGTTCCTCACACAGCTGGAAGGTATTCTGCCAAGCGTTTTAGGAAGGCTCAGTGCCCCATTATTGAGAGGCTGACCAATTCTCTCATGATGCACGGCCGTAACAATGGAAAAAAGCTTATGGCTGTTCGCATTATTAAGCACTCCATGGAAATTATTCATCTGCTAACTGACCTTAACCCAATTCAAGTCATTGTAGATGCTGTCATCAACAGGTAATAGTTTCATACTTTATCAACttaagaccttcatcttcattttATGTTGCTTTATTTGCTATGCAAATGGTGTTTATATTGTATGATCCAACTTATTTGATCAATTCTCAAATAACCCACCATCATGATGTTCTTTGTTTGTCTTATGAATCTTGTATCTTGAATGATGACAGTGGACCAAGGGAAGATGCTACTAGAATTGGATCTGCTGGTGTTGTTAGGAGACAAGCTGTTGATATTTCTCCATTAAGGCGTGTGAACCAAGCTATTTATCTTTTGACAACTGGTGCACGTGAAAGTGCATTCAGGAACATCAAGACTATTGCTGAGTGTCTTGCCGATGAACTTATCAATGCTGCCAAGGGTTCATCCAACAGGTAAGAAAAATTCATTGGTTTGAACATACATAATATCATGTTCTTGATTCTTCATGTCATTCTTAAATTGAAGTAATAATGCATTTTTCTTTTTGGGTTTTCAGTTATGCTATCAAGAAGAAAGATGAGATTGAAAGAGTTGCCAAGGCTAATCGTTGATCATTTCTTGTTTGTGGTCAGAGGAGTTTTGAAGAGAcagacattaattttattatggtTTTATGTTTAGACTTTGTTTTGAGAACTTGAGTATTCTGATGATCTCTTTCTTGTTATTTTGTGTTGGGTTTTCTTCTATGCTACATGACTTTGGTTTTCTGGAAATGTTTTTAGCTTTTGAAGTATTTATCCAAGAttcatatttgagtttttatagATGCTGTTTAAATTCTCTCTTTTCATTTGTTAAgcttataattagttttaaggACTACTACTCTTATCAGCCTTCTTCACCTTCCTATGTTCCTAATTAAGGGGCACATCAGAATTTATAAGGGCTCAATGTCCCAAAAAATTTTCTAAACTTTTATTTGCTtcttatttaagatttttatatcaatttgtTAATTGATAACACTAATTTGTGTAGTTTTTTCTTCCACTAAAAACATAAGTTGTTTTCGGGTTGTGAATAATTGTTATCACCAAATTGTAGTTAATATAAATACCTAGAATATTGATTCTAGTTATTAATCAAGAAAGTAGAATTTTTagacattgtttttttattaaaaatatattaggtatatattattttttattaaaaatatattagttaaatattttatacatttgttattgaaaaatatatatatatatatatttaaatataaaattaactaaagAATAATActgttaaataattatatttacattattaatttatttgaataaataataaatatatttaatttatatatttttttgttttttttaatgctaaatagtataaatttgtaaaatcaatttttttcctccataaattaataaaatattttatagtaaatttaaaaattcccTTGAAagtgaaatttatattttaaaagctatttttaaaaactttttataataataaagattctGCACATCTGAACCATTCAAACTTTGACCTGATTTTTGGAAGTTAATTTGAGcaataaattgtttttgtttgatgttggtttatgatatatatacaaGAAACTGATTAGTAGTTAAAgtggacaaaaaaaaattggtatttaaaaaattaaaggttataaattagattttaaaattaaaaaaatttagttggAATGAAAATGGTgcttttctaaatttaaatgactatatattatttgatagacATGTTATCCTTTACCATCTACAAACATTTATTTATCATccacaaaaataattgattagcAAATGACTATTATTTGATAgacatgttaaaaaaaacaagttattttCTCAGATATGATTCCCAACGAGCATTCGAAGAGGTGGTGATAGTAGACGGTTATCAAAAAAATTGAGAAGTGAGTttaggaagaaagaagacgataatatattcattcaattgatattttaattattcatatatcTAAAGAGCTcgtttttgttttccttttcttcttctcgTTGTCGCGAATCTTAAACAATCGGTCTCCAAGATTGAATAGTAACGATTCGTTCTCATCATTTATTTAGTTTCTCCAAGTTAGCACTCAGAGATCGTCGCACTTCCTTTCCGAGGATCAGCTGGCTCCAGTCCTACTAATCATTCGTTACTTTTATTTCGCGAGTGTCTGTTACATATAAGCTTCAGATGCAAAGGCGACTGGGACAACAAGGCTCTAAGCGCTAACTTggataaattaaatatagatTTATTCAATGTTGGTTACAAATCGTTCAAGATTTGCTACAGTCAAAAAGACTTACAAGATTTTGCTGGATAGTTAGTTAGATGATTATCTGGAgacaaatagaaaataaaagagatagaTAACTGCAAGATTGAAGAATGAAAAAAGTATTATGGATTTGAATCGAAAATAGCCTAGTCACTAAAGAAGATTCTCAAGCTTAAGGACAACgctatatatttgtttgatattcaGTTAGGAAATGGTCGGGGAATCTTGTTTTGGTATGACCCATGGTTTGAAAATCTGCCTATCGTTCTTAAGGCATAATTTGGTGGGATGCGTATTTGAAGGGACTGTCTTAATTCATCGGTTCGTGACATTTGGGATTGAGATTATAATACTCTTCTGAGGCGTATTTCAGAAGGTGTTAGGATTCTTAACTTCATTCAAACAATACACTTTATTAACAATATCGACTCGCAGGTTTGGAAGGTGGAAAAAGACAGGAAGTTCAATTCTAATCTAGTTTGAGAGTCTATTTGTGAGAGGGGGAACGATGTGGGTTGGACTCATGTTGTATGGTCCTCGAAAATCATTCCGAGACAACAATTTGTGTTATGGTTGTAGTTTAGGAAGAGACTTTCAACTAGGGATCGACTTATGCGGTTTATGGATATCCCGAATTCTAAATGTCTATTTTGTGATGACAATAAAGAGACGATGAATCATTTATTTGGTAACTACCCGTTTACACTCGAGTCATGAAGACAGTTTACAAAAGCTATGAAATTAGTTTTTTCCCCTCGAATTGGATTGATATCAAGGAGATAACCATCT
This is a stretch of genomic DNA from Impatiens glandulifera chromosome 4, dImpGla2.1, whole genome shotgun sequence. It encodes these proteins:
- the LOC124934144 gene encoding 40S ribosomal protein S5-like, yielding MATETVVVPEAQPTQQSSEVKLFNKWSFDGVTVGDIALEDYIAVGTAKATYVPHTAGRYSAKRFRKAQCPIIERLTNSLMMHGRNNGKKLMAVRIIKHSMEIIHLLTDLNPIQVIVDAVINSGPREDATRIGSAGVVRRQAVDISPLRRVNQAIYLLTTGARESAFRNIKTIAECLADELINAAKGSSNSYAIKKKDEIERVAKANR